The Rhodocytophaga rosea genome has a segment encoding these proteins:
- a CDS encoding GNAT family N-acetyltransferase has protein sequence MHIFAETKRFILREILPEDEEGLFELDSDPEVHRYLGNKPVRDKEQVKETIRYIRQQYVDNGIGRWAIIEKSTHHFVGWTGLKLVKEQFNHHINYYDLGYRLLRKYWGKGIATETALASLQYGFDTLHLPQIYAMAHTENAGSNQILTKAGLMLIETFELEGIKHNWYKIEKQEWAARKLNQP, from the coding sequence ATGCACATATTTGCGGAGACAAAGCGGTTTATATTAAGGGAAATTCTTCCAGAAGACGAAGAGGGCTTGTTTGAACTTGACTCCGATCCTGAAGTTCACCGCTATTTAGGCAATAAGCCTGTCAGAGATAAAGAGCAAGTGAAAGAAACAATCCGGTACATCCGCCAACAATATGTGGACAATGGAATTGGCAGATGGGCGATCATTGAAAAATCGACTCACCATTTTGTAGGCTGGACAGGACTTAAATTAGTAAAAGAACAATTCAATCATCATATCAACTATTACGATTTAGGATATAGGCTTCTCAGGAAATACTGGGGAAAAGGCATAGCCACCGAAACTGCCCTTGCTTCATTACAATATGGGTTTGATACCCTTCACCTCCCACAGATATATGCCATGGCGCATACGGAAAATGCAGGTTCTAATCAGATTCTGACAAAAGCAGGTCTAATGCTAATAGAAACTTTTGAGCTGGAAGGAATCAAACATAACTGGTATAAGATCGAAAAACAGGAATGGGCAGCAAGAAAACTCAACCAACCATAA
- a CDS encoding BatA domain-containing protein, giving the protein MLQFLNPAYLVALVGLAIPIAIHLWSRKAGKRIRIGSISLLQHAPSKQMRSIRLHELALLLLRCLLLSLLVLLIAQPQWISSQPKKQAGWILISPQIITQLNINTSLQQTIDTLRQNGYEIRLFESGFTKIETSTISEKKILQSNTSYWSLLKEAENQLPSGTHVYAITEENLQAFQGKRPSTDLNLQWITVPTPDTSNIWLSDAFVDKTDSLRIQIGVSQPEGNAFQTLTRKKPPAPITVSEMGLPAMKITPTNGRFTIALSGTDQVIQADTSTQTISILYEQETSEDASYVSSAIQAITEFTRRKINLVQVKQASQIPANTNWLFWLSSQPIPTQWQANVKNGMHLLQYASSEKFISTQTWLQLREYSTIPIYLNRISEADPEGDSIWESGTGKPVLTQEQQEKGSILRLYTRFHPQWNGLVWDASFAETLLQLLHKNSWEPQFRSSDKYDLRMISLQQLLPLQTQAPTKLEETRQLTNLHIPLWILIVLVLVVERWISERKRTLAENQKKNPAQQVVS; this is encoded by the coding sequence ATGCTTCAGTTTCTAAATCCGGCCTATCTTGTTGCGTTAGTAGGGCTGGCTATACCCATAGCTATACACTTATGGAGCCGCAAAGCTGGCAAACGTATCAGAATCGGAAGTATTTCACTCTTACAGCATGCACCCAGCAAACAAATGCGCAGCATCCGACTGCATGAACTGGCTTTACTGCTCCTCCGCTGCCTGCTGTTGAGTTTACTTGTTTTGTTGATCGCCCAGCCGCAATGGATTAGTTCTCAACCAAAAAAGCAAGCCGGGTGGATTTTGATAAGTCCTCAGATAATTACGCAACTCAATATCAATACAAGCCTCCAACAGACTATTGATACGCTGCGACAAAATGGATATGAAATAAGACTTTTTGAAAGTGGTTTTACAAAAATAGAAACCAGTACTATTTCCGAAAAAAAAATACTACAATCTAATACTTCCTATTGGTCGTTACTCAAAGAGGCTGAAAATCAATTGCCTTCCGGCACCCATGTATATGCCATTACCGAAGAAAATTTGCAGGCTTTTCAAGGCAAACGTCCTTCTACCGATCTAAATCTTCAATGGATTACTGTTCCCACACCAGATACCAGCAACATCTGGCTTTCCGATGCTTTCGTGGACAAAACCGACAGCTTACGCATACAAATAGGAGTTAGCCAGCCGGAAGGCAATGCCTTTCAAACCCTTACTCGCAAAAAACCTCCTGCTCCCATTACTGTATCTGAAATGGGATTACCTGCTATGAAAATCACTCCAACCAATGGCCGCTTTACTATTGCGCTTTCTGGAACAGATCAGGTGATACAAGCAGATACCTCGACACAAACCATAAGTATTCTCTATGAACAAGAAACCAGTGAGGATGCCAGCTATGTATCCTCAGCCATTCAAGCAATCACCGAATTTACCAGGAGAAAAATAAACTTAGTTCAGGTAAAACAAGCATCACAGATACCTGCGAATACAAACTGGCTTTTCTGGCTTTCCTCACAACCCATACCAACACAATGGCAGGCAAACGTAAAAAATGGAATGCACCTGCTGCAATATGCTTCCTCAGAAAAGTTTATCAGTACACAAACCTGGTTACAACTTCGGGAATATTCAACAATTCCTATTTACCTAAACCGTATCTCAGAAGCCGACCCGGAAGGCGACTCTATCTGGGAAAGCGGAACCGGAAAACCTGTTCTTACACAAGAGCAACAAGAAAAAGGCAGTATTCTTCGCCTGTATACCCGTTTCCATCCACAATGGAATGGCTTAGTTTGGGATGCATCCTTTGCTGAGACACTCTTACAATTACTTCACAAAAACAGCTGGGAACCTCAATTTCGATCAAGTGACAAATACGATCTGCGCATGATTAGCCTGCAGCAACTTTTGCCGCTGCAAACGCAAGCGCCTACAAAATTGGAAGAAACCAGGCAGCTTACTAACTTACATATTCCGCTCTGGATACTCATTGTACTTGTATTGGTAGTGGAAAGATGGATTTCGGAGAGAAAGCGTACCCTTGCAGAAAATCAGAAGAAAAATCCGGCTCAACAGGTAGTTTCATGA
- a CDS encoding PA14 domain-containing protein, whose protein sequence is MIANRIILRYLTLLLGLLLTKVAQVKAQTRISAFFTKEEVEIWKQRAKSGPYKSFGDAQANSPGDWDRIMANANKFVSNPSAERWKGVPTSTCIQVSVNYAPATNGKLLRDAAFLYLLTGNTNFKEAVRKELLAQIGEPNADFSVKKRWCDGILHDLPPSYEINDWLTRLLFAYAYIESGLSSEDKSRIDKWFYNAALYFQRNVDADLSKMYMNRNGGDWTPSNYAVSVNGSLGRTTHYNGYKTSSLSRYYNNRRSSQVYFFTLWGIKNNVSSLKESGKRYVKEALMFGTYPDGTFSEFQRWREDFADIGISYSFLTISQLVNIADYFARSGDFELYKFTTSKGAFGTQGGSKNLQLLVKTMLRHMDGNLKRYGTASASKMGSKAALIDGVNTESGRSWYTVNDTWFAQGNLYFKDSYIKDSYLRRAPGTRAYPTPGSAASAGKHKPYGGAWDVFPGVMLMYGQMEGKVWPYPRTSSTSEDAPIATTAESVTEGSLTEEFWKDIEGENVAMIPLDKTPASISEITSFETSSNTDNHFGRRIRGYVHPPVNGEYTFWIAGDDHCELWLSDDENPETKKQIASVEGWTAEREWDKFSSQKSVTIALQAGKKYYVEVLHKENEGDDHLSVGWQLPDGTVERPISGSRLTPFVIENKARENARTTAVKMPAEAAFTVKAYPNPFQDQVTVKTAHISAGEVFISISDMLGKIWYQHTATVMAGESEITMELSRENLPSGIYLLQTVSPDKQKRLVKIIKP, encoded by the coding sequence ATGATCGCCAACAGAATTATTTTAAGATACCTGACCTTATTGTTAGGTTTACTGCTTACTAAAGTAGCACAAGTAAAAGCACAGACGAGAATAAGTGCCTTTTTTACAAAAGAAGAAGTAGAGATCTGGAAACAAAGAGCCAAAAGTGGCCCTTATAAAAGCTTTGGAGATGCCCAGGCTAACTCTCCTGGTGATTGGGACCGGATCATGGCCAATGCCAATAAATTTGTAAGTAATCCATCCGCAGAACGCTGGAAAGGTGTGCCTACCAGCACTTGTATACAGGTGAGCGTAAATTATGCGCCCGCTACCAATGGTAAATTGCTCAGAGATGCTGCCTTTTTATATTTGCTTACCGGCAATACAAACTTTAAAGAAGCGGTGCGCAAAGAACTGCTGGCACAGATTGGAGAACCTAATGCAGACTTTAGTGTGAAAAAAAGATGGTGTGATGGTATTCTTCATGATCTGCCTCCTTCCTATGAGATCAACGACTGGCTGACCAGACTCCTGTTTGCCTATGCCTACATTGAAAGCGGCCTTTCCTCAGAAGATAAAAGCAGAATCGACAAGTGGTTCTACAATGCAGCCCTGTACTTTCAGCGCAATGTGGATGCTGATCTGAGTAAGATGTATATGAACCGCAACGGGGGAGACTGGACACCCAGTAACTATGCAGTTTCGGTTAACGGCAGCTTAGGCCGTACGACGCACTATAATGGCTACAAAACCTCCAGTTTGAGCAGATATTATAACAACAGACGTTCTTCTCAGGTATATTTCTTCACCTTGTGGGGCATCAAAAATAATGTTTCGTCTCTGAAAGAGAGTGGCAAAAGATATGTGAAAGAAGCCTTAATGTTTGGTACTTATCCGGATGGCACCTTTTCTGAGTTTCAGCGGTGGCGGGAAGACTTTGCTGACATTGGCATCTCCTATTCCTTCCTGACCATTTCTCAACTGGTCAATATAGCCGATTATTTTGCCCGCAGTGGAGATTTTGAGTTGTATAAGTTTACCACTTCCAAAGGCGCTTTTGGCACACAGGGAGGATCAAAGAATTTGCAGCTCCTGGTCAAAACCATGTTGCGTCACATGGATGGCAACCTGAAAAGATATGGCACCGCTTCTGCTTCTAAGATGGGTAGTAAGGCTGCGCTTATTGATGGAGTGAACACCGAGTCAGGCCGCAGCTGGTATACTGTTAACGATACCTGGTTTGCCCAGGGTAATCTGTATTTCAAAGACAGTTATATCAAAGATTCTTATTTAAGAAGAGCCCCAGGCACAAGAGCTTATCCAACTCCTGGCAGTGCGGCTTCAGCAGGTAAACACAAGCCCTATGGAGGAGCCTGGGATGTATTTCCCGGCGTAATGTTGATGTATGGACAAATGGAAGGAAAAGTGTGGCCGTATCCAAGAACAAGTAGCACTTCAGAGGATGCGCCTATAGCCACTACGGCTGAAAGTGTTACTGAAGGGAGCCTTACCGAGGAATTCTGGAAAGACATTGAGGGAGAAAATGTAGCTATGATCCCACTTGATAAGACGCCAGCCAGCATAAGTGAAATCACTTCATTTGAAACTTCCTCAAACACAGACAATCATTTTGGCAGACGTATCAGGGGATATGTACACCCACCTGTAAACGGGGAATATACGTTCTGGATTGCCGGAGATGATCACTGTGAACTCTGGCTAAGCGACGATGAAAATCCGGAGACTAAGAAGCAAATTGCCAGTGTGGAAGGATGGACAGCCGAGCGGGAATGGGATAAGTTTTCTTCTCAAAAATCAGTAACTATAGCTTTACAAGCCGGAAAGAAGTATTATGTAGAGGTGTTGCATAAGGAAAACGAAGGAGATGATCATCTTTCGGTGGGCTGGCAACTGCCAGATGGAACGGTAGAACGGCCTATTTCCGGTTCCAGGCTTACGCCCTTTGTTATAGAAAATAAAGCACGTGAAAATGCACGTACAACAGCAGTTAAAATGCCTGCGGAAGCTGCGTTCACTGTAAAAGCATATCCGAATCCATTTCAGGATCAGGTTACGGTCAAAACGGCTCATATTTCAGCAGGAGAGGTATTTATTAGCATAAGTGATATGCTGGGCAAGATATGGTATCAGCATACAGCAACTGTAATGGCCGGGGAATCAGAAATTACAATGGAGTTATCCAGAGAGAATTTACCATCCGGTATATATCTGCTACAAACGGTTTCTCCAGACAAACAAAAAAGACTGGTGAAAATCATTAAACCGTAA
- the asnS gene encoding asparagine--tRNA ligase has protein sequence MMEKRTPVKELLRSTAFGTQVHVKGWVQTKRESKNVAFIALNDGSVVHHLQIVAEVEKFPEDVLKNITTGACIAVTGMLTESQGQGQKVEVQATAIEIYGTADAEKYPLQPKRHSLEFLREIAHLRPRTRTFGAVLRIRHAMAFAIHKYFNDRGFFYLHTPIITGSDAEGAGEMFRVTTLDPIDPPLNEFGTIDYKQDFFGKETNLTVSGQLEGELGAMALSLVYTFGPTFRAENSNTARHLAEFWMIEPEMAFYDLEDNMNLAEDFLKYLVQYALDHCIDDLEFLDNRQKEEEKNKKQEERSPMGLVEKLRFVVDNNFERLTYTEAVDILMKSKPAQKGQFVYPVSWGTDLQSEHERYLVEKHFKKPVILTNYPRQIKAFYMKQDEDGKTVRAMDVLFPGIGEIIGGSQREENYEKLYSRIQELKIHEESLWWYLETRKYGTAPHSGFGLGFERLILFITGMANIRDVIPFPRTPQNAEF, from the coding sequence ATGATGGAAAAAAGAACGCCTGTTAAAGAATTGCTCCGCTCTACAGCTTTTGGTACTCAGGTGCACGTAAAAGGTTGGGTCCAAACCAAAAGAGAAAGTAAAAATGTGGCTTTTATTGCCTTAAACGATGGCTCAGTTGTTCACCACCTGCAAATTGTAGCAGAAGTAGAAAAATTTCCGGAGGACGTTCTGAAAAATATTACCACTGGTGCTTGTATTGCCGTTACCGGTATGTTAACAGAATCTCAGGGACAAGGGCAGAAAGTAGAAGTACAGGCTACAGCTATTGAAATTTATGGCACGGCTGATGCTGAGAAATATCCCTTGCAACCCAAACGTCATTCTCTGGAATTTTTGCGTGAAATTGCCCATTTACGTCCGCGTACCCGTACATTCGGTGCTGTATTGCGCATCCGGCATGCCATGGCTTTTGCGATTCATAAGTATTTTAACGACCGTGGATTCTTTTATCTTCATACGCCCATCATTACCGGTTCTGATGCCGAAGGTGCCGGCGAAATGTTCCGGGTTACTACGCTTGATCCCATAGATCCGCCCTTGAATGAGTTTGGTACGATAGATTACAAACAGGATTTCTTCGGAAAAGAAACCAATCTGACCGTCTCCGGACAACTGGAAGGTGAATTAGGAGCGATGGCATTGTCGCTGGTGTATACCTTTGGCCCTACATTCCGGGCAGAAAACTCCAATACGGCCCGTCACCTGGCTGAGTTCTGGATGATTGAGCCCGAAATGGCTTTTTATGACCTGGAAGATAACATGAATCTGGCAGAAGACTTTCTAAAATACCTGGTGCAATACGCCCTCGATCATTGTATAGATGATCTTGAATTTCTGGATAACCGGCAAAAAGAGGAAGAAAAGAATAAGAAACAGGAAGAACGCAGCCCGATGGGCCTGGTTGAAAAACTCAGGTTTGTCGTGGATAACAATTTTGAGCGTCTTACCTATACTGAAGCCGTTGATATTCTGATGAAGTCTAAACCAGCACAAAAAGGACAGTTTGTGTATCCGGTGAGCTGGGGGACTGATCTGCAATCGGAGCATGAACGGTATCTGGTAGAAAAGCACTTCAAAAAACCAGTGATCTTAACCAATTATCCCAGGCAGATCAAAGCTTTTTATATGAAGCAGGATGAGGATGGAAAAACGGTAAGAGCCATGGATGTGCTGTTTCCTGGCATTGGTGAAATTATCGGAGGGTCGCAGCGGGAAGAAAACTATGAGAAGCTATATTCCAGAATCCAGGAACTCAAGATTCATGAAGAAAGCCTGTGGTGGTACCTGGAAACCCGTAAATATGGCACGGCCCCTCATAGCGGCTTTGGCCTGGGCTTTGAGCGGCTAATCCTGTTTATTACCGGCATGGCTAATATCCGGGATGTGATTCCATTCCCAAGAACTCCCCAGAATGCAGAGTTTTAA
- the pxpB gene encoding 5-oxoprolinase subunit PxpB translates to MIPEQTASFHVYPLGDAAIVVEFGTAISEDVHKKVRAFAAYLEKNRFPGMIEYVPAFTTVTLFYDPWMVSKLGKLDAYQEIVHTIQQIENKVEEIELPEARLVEIPVYYGDEFGPDLAFVAEHAHLTIPEIIDIHSGAEYLVYMIGFAPGFPYLGGMDTRIAAPRRSSPRRVIPAGSVGIAGNQTGIYPLETPGGWQLIGRTLVSLFDPQRQPPVLLQAGDKVRFVPISKAEYAAYKSHP, encoded by the coding sequence ATGATCCCAGAACAGACAGCTTCCTTCCATGTATATCCCTTGGGCGATGCAGCGATTGTAGTGGAATTTGGAACAGCAATCAGCGAGGATGTACACAAAAAAGTACGGGCATTTGCTGCTTATCTGGAGAAAAATCGATTTCCGGGCATGATCGAATATGTGCCTGCGTTTACAACAGTTACCTTATTTTATGATCCCTGGATGGTGAGCAAGCTAGGAAAACTGGATGCCTACCAGGAAATCGTACATACTATTCAACAGATAGAAAATAAGGTAGAGGAAATAGAATTACCTGAAGCCAGGTTAGTGGAAATTCCAGTGTATTATGGAGATGAATTTGGCCCTGATCTAGCATTTGTGGCAGAGCATGCTCATTTGACAATTCCAGAAATTATTGATATACATTCCGGTGCAGAATACCTGGTATATATGATTGGCTTTGCACCTGGTTTTCCTTATCTCGGAGGTATGGACACACGCATTGCTGCCCCAAGAAGATCAAGTCCCAGAAGGGTGATACCGGCAGGTTCAGTGGGAATAGCAGGTAATCAAACCGGCATCTATCCCCTGGAAACACCTGGTGGCTGGCAACTCATTGGCCGAACTCTTGTATCATTGTTTGATCCGCAACGGCAGCCACCAGTACTTTTACAAGCTGGGGATAAAGTCCGTTTTGTGCCTATAAGCAAAGCAGAATATGCAGCTTATAAATCTCACCCATGA
- a CDS encoding DUF4175 family protein, translated as MSKTYSILTSLQKQWQRRQLFQLLLQAAAITLVVTLLLYKILGISFLIAIPVFAGVFAVLKWTTQTITSQRIARHLNSTFPILEESCELLIKPESSLTLLERLQVSRLEKRLTEILSSALLPFRWKTPLIWLTGSLLLAGFIWWLPLAFPDSTPLPKTAYPSIIQRTSLASLPEITALNIRVQPPSYTGKAVFFQQNPHVQADAGAILSWNIQLSHPADSVYVVLNDKQVIRCTPLKNQTNTYSASFTLVENGFYQIIINGKTSDYYTLEAIPDKPPVITVSSPEPYTEILFGQSLQRQVKMTITDDHGLRNAYMVATVAKGTGEAVKFREEKLPLPVSFKPFQKQADVQKNLDLSQFTMAPGDELYFYVEALDNHGLSGRTDMYFIALEDTANISTVADLSMGINPVPEYFRSQRQIIIDTEKLIKQRSDISQAEFTSQSNNIGVDQKILRLRYGKFLGEEFESQIGAVAGQEEMEKEGIEVEQHFAGDGHDHSKDGLESYMHLHDQSEEATFFEPALKAQLKAALAQMWEAELRLRTSRPKEALPFEYKALQLLKEVQQKSRAYVSKTGYEPPPIKPAELRLTGELDKIQQPSVKEERENALVYPNIRQSLAVLEHVKNGRKPDKQQIAILEKAGSEMSAAAIEQPGKYLQVLSALKQLTGELRNPASAICHACITTVEKAFWQLLPPAQKTPQVPETAPGKLADSYFRYLQTATH; from the coding sequence ATGAGTAAAACATATTCTATACTCACCAGCTTACAAAAGCAATGGCAACGTAGGCAGCTATTTCAACTGCTGCTGCAAGCTGCTGCCATTACGTTGGTAGTTACTCTGTTGCTATATAAAATTCTAGGCATATCATTCCTAATAGCCATTCCAGTATTTGCCGGAGTATTTGCAGTTTTGAAATGGACTACCCAGACGATTACCAGCCAACGTATAGCCAGACATTTAAACAGCACTTTTCCCATCCTGGAAGAAAGTTGCGAATTATTAATAAAACCTGAAAGCTCATTAACCTTACTTGAACGTTTACAAGTAAGCCGCCTGGAGAAAAGATTAACAGAAATATTATCTTCGGCCCTGCTCCCTTTCCGCTGGAAAACACCTCTGATCTGGCTCACCGGAAGTCTGTTGCTTGCTGGTTTTATCTGGTGGCTGCCTCTTGCTTTTCCTGATTCAACGCCACTACCCAAAACTGCTTATCCATCCATTATTCAGCGGACAAGCCTAGCCTCATTGCCGGAGATCACTGCCTTGAATATTCGTGTCCAACCTCCTTCATACACAGGCAAGGCTGTTTTTTTCCAGCAGAATCCCCATGTTCAGGCAGATGCAGGTGCTATACTAAGCTGGAATATTCAACTCAGTCACCCGGCAGATAGTGTTTATGTGGTATTGAATGATAAACAAGTCATAAGATGCACACCACTAAAGAATCAAACCAATACTTATTCCGCTTCTTTTACCCTTGTAGAAAATGGGTTTTACCAGATTATAATAAACGGCAAAACTTCAGACTATTATACCCTGGAAGCCATTCCAGATAAGCCACCAGTTATTACCGTTTCCTCGCCAGAACCTTATACTGAAATCTTGTTTGGGCAAAGTTTACAAAGACAGGTAAAGATGACTATAACTGACGATCATGGCCTTCGAAATGCATATATGGTAGCCACAGTTGCCAAAGGAACCGGAGAAGCTGTAAAATTCCGGGAGGAAAAACTGCCCTTGCCAGTATCATTTAAGCCTTTTCAGAAACAAGCTGATGTGCAGAAAAATCTCGATCTGTCACAATTTACTATGGCTCCCGGAGATGAGCTGTATTTTTACGTAGAAGCGCTCGATAACCATGGGCTTTCAGGCCGGACAGATATGTATTTTATTGCCCTGGAAGATACAGCTAATATTAGCACGGTAGCCGACCTTTCTATGGGTATTAATCCGGTACCGGAATATTTCCGAAGCCAGCGGCAGATTATTATTGACACCGAAAAACTCATTAAACAGCGATCTGACATCAGCCAGGCTGAGTTTACTTCGCAAAGCAACAACATAGGGGTAGATCAGAAAATATTGCGGCTGCGGTATGGTAAGTTTCTGGGCGAAGAGTTTGAAAGCCAAATTGGGGCAGTAGCCGGACAAGAGGAAATGGAAAAAGAAGGTATCGAGGTAGAACAGCATTTTGCAGGCGATGGCCACGACCATTCCAAAGATGGACTGGAATCTTATATGCATTTACATGATCAGTCAGAGGAAGCTACTTTTTTTGAACCAGCCTTAAAAGCGCAGTTGAAAGCAGCCCTGGCACAAATGTGGGAAGCTGAATTAAGGCTGCGTACTTCCCGTCCGAAGGAAGCCCTGCCCTTTGAATATAAGGCATTACAATTACTCAAAGAAGTACAGCAAAAGTCCAGGGCTTATGTGAGCAAAACCGGTTATGAACCTCCTCCCATCAAACCTGCGGAACTCCGCCTGACCGGAGAGCTGGATAAAATTCAACAGCCCTCTGTCAAAGAAGAAAGAGAAAATGCTCTGGTATATCCCAACATCCGGCAATCGCTTGCGGTACTTGAACACGTCAAAAATGGCCGCAAACCTGACAAGCAGCAAATAGCCATTCTGGAAAAAGCAGGCTCTGAAATGAGTGCGGCTGCCATTGAGCAGCCTGGCAAATACTTACAGGTGCTTTCTGCGTTGAAGCAACTGACAGGTGAATTGAGAAACCCTGCGTCTGCAATTTGCCATGCTTGTATAACAACCGTAGAAAAAGCGTTCTGGCAACTGTTGCCGCCAGCACAAAAAACGCCGCAAGTTCCGGAAACAGCTCCAGGCAAACTGGCTGATTCGTATTTTAGATACCTGCAGACTGCCACTCATTAA
- a CDS encoding 5-oxoprolinase subunit C family protein → MSLEIIRPGLLTTVQDTGRYHFRKQGIIVSGAMDTFALRIGNLLVGNSEEEAALEITFAGPEIRFTQPHLIAITGTLGTTYINNEPVSLWKPVFVPKDSVLTFGLPRTGCRAYLTIAGGLDVPKVMGSYATYMRAKMGGWFGRPLQAGDILPCKEPTGYTHKLNNLVKTDAQPYVQATWGFASRYYPAITHEPVIRVMRGPEYDHLPEQSKADLWNKSFQVSTQSDRMGFRLQGSKLALNNPVELISSAVTFGTIQLPPDGNPIILMADHQTTGGYPRIAQVISADLSILAQVLPQQTIRFKEISLTDAQQLYYQQESIIRQVREAIKLRIKQAQL, encoded by the coding sequence ATGAGCCTTGAAATTATCAGACCTGGTTTGTTAACTACTGTTCAGGACACAGGCAGGTACCATTTCCGAAAGCAAGGCATTATTGTAAGCGGCGCTATGGATACCTTTGCTTTGCGGATTGGCAATCTGCTGGTAGGCAACTCGGAAGAAGAGGCAGCGCTGGAAATCACATTTGCCGGGCCAGAAATCCGTTTTACACAGCCTCATCTGATCGCCATTACTGGCACGCTTGGCACAACTTATATTAATAATGAGCCTGTTTCTTTATGGAAACCAGTATTTGTACCCAAAGACAGTGTATTAACTTTTGGACTGCCAAGAACAGGATGCCGGGCCTATCTTACCATAGCCGGAGGATTAGATGTTCCGAAAGTAATGGGAAGTTATGCTACCTATATGCGGGCTAAAATGGGAGGCTGGTTTGGAAGACCTTTACAAGCCGGAGATATTCTTCCCTGCAAAGAACCTACAGGATATACCCACAAACTTAACAATCTGGTAAAAACAGATGCTCAGCCTTATGTACAGGCAACTTGGGGCTTCGCTTCCAGGTATTATCCGGCAATAACCCATGAACCAGTGATCCGGGTGATGAGAGGGCCGGAATACGACCATTTGCCCGAACAAAGCAAAGCTGATCTATGGAACAAGAGTTTTCAGGTATCTACCCAATCTGATAGAATGGGATTTCGCCTGCAGGGAAGTAAGCTAGCTTTGAATAATCCGGTAGAACTCATTTCAAGTGCGGTTACTTTCGGCACCATACAACTTCCGCCGGATGGCAATCCTATCATTTTGATGGCCGATCACCAGACAACCGGCGGCTATCCCAGAATTGCCCAGGTTATCTCTGCCGATTTATCTATACTGGCACAGGTTTTACCTCAACAAACGATCCGCTTTAAAGAAATTTCTCTGACAGACGCCCAGCAACTCTACTATCAGCAGGAATCCATCATCCGGCAAGTGAGAGAAGCTATAAAGCTCAGGATAAAACAGGCACAGCTATAA
- a CDS encoding alpha/beta fold hydrolase: protein MRTPLCAYSIRFFLMIIVTGIAIVSKAQTAQPLSITLENFEYPYPTQYIQFAAENQDLKMAYMDVKPSGQSNGKTILLFHGKNFGGYYWKNVIQALSQQGFRIVVPDQIGFGRSSKPDIHYSFHALASHTKALLDSLRITQTTIIGHSMGGMLATRFTLLFPQMVSHLILENPIGLEDYRIYVPYTPLDKSYAEELKTTEESIRKYHQFYYVQWKPEYEAYVQAMAGVKKSSEYPRYARAAALTSQMIYEQPVCYEFTYIQPPTLLIIGQEDRTVVGKAKVSKENLSKVGQYPALGKQTAKLIPKSTLIELPNVGHIPHLEASERFMQEILKFLK, encoded by the coding sequence ATGAGAACTCCACTATGTGCCTATTCCATAAGGTTCTTTTTAATGATTATCGTTACAGGAATCGCGATTGTAAGCAAAGCCCAGACTGCCCAGCCGCTTTCTATCACATTAGAAAACTTTGAATATCCTTATCCTACGCAATACATTCAATTCGCTGCAGAAAATCAGGATCTGAAGATGGCCTATATGGATGTAAAACCAAGCGGACAATCTAATGGCAAAACAATTCTATTATTTCACGGAAAGAATTTTGGAGGCTATTACTGGAAAAATGTAATTCAGGCACTGTCACAGCAAGGCTTCCGGATAGTGGTACCAGACCAGATTGGATTTGGCCGTTCTTCCAAACCAGATATTCATTATAGTTTCCATGCATTGGCCAGCCATACCAAAGCGCTGCTTGATTCACTTCGCATTACACAAACAACCATAATCGGCCATTCGATGGGAGGTATGCTGGCTACCAGATTTACTCTGCTGTTTCCGCAAATGGTGAGTCACCTCATTCTGGAGAATCCCATCGGACTGGAAGATTACCGGATTTATGTGCCTTATACGCCACTGGATAAATCATATGCTGAAGAGTTAAAAACCACTGAAGAGAGCATTCGCAAATACCACCAATTCTATTATGTACAATGGAAGCCTGAGTACGAAGCATATGTGCAGGCCATGGCTGGCGTGAAGAAGAGCAGTGAATATCCAAGGTATGCCAGAGCAGCAGCTCTTACCTCACAAATGATTTATGAACAGCCGGTTTGTTATGAATTTACTTACATTCAGCCTCCTACTTTACTTATTATCGGGCAGGAAGACCGCACCGTGGTAGGAAAAGCAAAGGTAAGTAAAGAGAACCTCAGTAAAGTAGGCCAGTATCCTGCTCTGGGCAAACAAACAGCTAAACTGATTCCCAAATCTACCTTAATAGAATTACCCAATGTAGGGCATATTCCACACCTGGAAGCTTCCGAGCGGTTTATGCAGGAAATACTTAAGTTTTTAAAATAA